A single region of the Solwaraspora sp. WMMD406 genome encodes:
- a CDS encoding Vms1/Ankzf1 family peptidyl-tRNA hydrolase — MTSTQVRTTVAELAHADGPFVSLYLDTSGQSADTARQVELRWRAARRRLADDGAPEDLLDQIEPLTTRSHPDGDTLVVLADATGVRVARQLPDAPPREVARYGPVPHLLPLLRWDQRQLPVLVVATDRTGAELVAMRPDGDEITESVTGETLHITRSHPGGWSQRRFQQRAEDRWEANATLVADRLADLVDELRPRVIVVTGDVRAVQFLRDKAPSRVADLLHEVQGAYDTTDAAVEQAVEVVRRLADADVAEAVDAYQRERGQADRATGGASDTLATLARHQVATLMLVDDPDLLERPAYAGDRPDQVGTTSAEVNALGATDPVRASLGDVATRAALAGGAQVLSVPADLADQVPDGIGAILRYTT, encoded by the coding sequence ATGACCTCGACTCAGGTGCGTACCACGGTCGCGGAACTCGCCCACGCCGACGGCCCGTTCGTGTCGCTCTACCTCGACACCAGCGGCCAGAGCGCCGACACGGCCCGGCAGGTCGAACTCCGCTGGCGGGCCGCCCGCCGCCGACTCGCCGACGACGGGGCACCCGAGGACCTGCTCGACCAGATCGAGCCGCTGACCACGCGGTCGCACCCCGACGGCGACACCCTCGTCGTGCTCGCCGACGCCACCGGCGTACGGGTGGCCCGGCAGCTGCCCGACGCGCCGCCCCGGGAGGTCGCCCGCTACGGTCCGGTCCCGCATCTGCTGCCCCTGCTGCGGTGGGACCAACGGCAACTGCCGGTGCTCGTGGTGGCGACCGACCGGACCGGTGCCGAGCTGGTCGCGATGCGGCCCGACGGTGACGAGATCACTGAGAGCGTGACCGGGGAGACGCTGCACATCACCCGGTCCCACCCCGGCGGATGGTCCCAACGTCGGTTCCAGCAGCGGGCCGAGGACCGCTGGGAGGCGAACGCCACCCTGGTGGCCGACCGGCTCGCCGACCTGGTGGACGAACTCCGTCCCCGGGTCATCGTCGTCACCGGCGACGTGCGCGCTGTGCAGTTCCTGCGGGACAAGGCCCCGAGTCGGGTCGCCGACCTGCTGCACGAGGTCCAGGGCGCCTACGACACCACCGACGCGGCGGTGGAACAAGCCGTCGAGGTGGTACGTCGGCTGGCTGACGCGGACGTCGCCGAGGCCGTCGACGCCTATCAGCGGGAGCGCGGTCAGGCCGACCGGGCGACCGGCGGGGCGTCCGACACCCTGGCCACCCTGGCCCGGCACCAGGTGGCGACCCTGATGCTCGTCGACGACCCGGATCTGCTGGAGCGGCCGGCGTACGCCGGCGACCGGCCCGACCAGGTCGGGACGACCAGCGCCGAGGTGAACGCGCTCGGCGCGACCGACCCGGTCCGTGCCTCGCTCGGCGACGTCGCGACCCGGGCCGCCCTGGCCGGTGGCGCCCAGGTGTTGAGCGTGCCGGCCGACCTCGCCGACCAGGTGCCGGACGGGATCGGCGCGATCCTGCGGTACACGACGTGA
- a CDS encoding nitroreductase family protein: MTSTFTEAELRTAVAAAIRAPSLHNSQPWRFRLAGGAIELRLDPGRRLPACDPTGWAARISCGAALFNLRLALAVAGAPAEVRLRPEPAEPAILARLVPGPPRPATPTETRLYAAIGRRHSNRLPFLPEPVPAEARHRMIEAARAEGGWLELVIGSTAVGAVAEIAMSANRVLDRDPDYRDELARWTRHGPASDGVPALAGGPVAEPQDLLPQRPFGDQRRAPGRDFETEPLVGVLGAPGNSTNDQLAAGQALQRVLLTVTDAGLAASMLSQPIEVPQAREQLRRALGRFGSPQMVLRIGYGQPGRPTPRREPADVIDLVLEDT; the protein is encoded by the coding sequence CTGACTTCCACGTTCACCGAGGCGGAGTTGCGAACGGCGGTCGCCGCCGCGATCCGGGCACCGTCGCTGCACAACAGCCAGCCCTGGCGGTTCCGGCTCGCCGGCGGCGCGATCGAGTTGCGCCTCGACCCGGGTCGACGGTTGCCGGCCTGCGATCCGACGGGCTGGGCGGCCCGGATCAGTTGCGGCGCGGCACTGTTCAACCTGCGGCTGGCGTTGGCCGTCGCCGGAGCACCCGCCGAGGTGCGGTTGCGGCCCGAACCGGCCGAGCCGGCGATCCTGGCGCGGCTGGTGCCCGGACCGCCCCGTCCGGCGACGCCGACCGAGACCCGGCTGTACGCGGCGATCGGCCGACGCCACAGCAACCGGCTGCCGTTCCTACCGGAACCGGTGCCCGCCGAGGCGCGGCACCGGATGATCGAGGCGGCACGGGCCGAGGGCGGCTGGCTGGAGCTGGTGATCGGGTCCACCGCTGTCGGCGCGGTCGCCGAGATCGCGATGAGCGCCAACCGGGTGCTCGACCGGGATCCCGACTACCGCGACGAGCTCGCCCGCTGGACCCGGCACGGGCCGGCGTCGGACGGCGTCCCGGCGCTCGCCGGCGGCCCGGTCGCCGAACCGCAGGACCTACTGCCGCAACGGCCGTTCGGCGACCAGCGGCGGGCACCCGGCCGGGACTTCGAGACCGAACCGCTGGTCGGTGTGCTCGGCGCGCCCGGCAACAGCACCAACGACCAGCTCGCCGCCGGACAGGCCCTGCAGCGGGTGCTGTTGACCGTCACCGACGCCGGACTGGCCGCGTCGATGCTGTCCCAGCCGATCGAGGTGCCGCAGGCCCGGGAACAGCTGCGGCGCGCGCTCGGCCGGTTCGGATCCCCCCAAATGGTGCTCCGGATCGGATACGGTCAGCCCGGTCGACCGACGCCACGTCGGGAACCGGCCGACGTGATCGACCTGGTCCTGGAGGACACATGA
- a CDS encoding universal stress protein, whose translation MSDPIIAGVDGSPASLGAARHAADAAHRRDAPLVLVHGYLHAFGYGIPINPYDGELPGPNEDGERMLVETAAALRADRPGLAVQTRQVAAGGAPTLIEESRHAELVVVGSRGHGGFAGLLLGSVSSQVAGHAHCPVLVVRPPEAPVDADGPVLVGVDGSAHADTALHVAADEAASRGTTLALLHVWWPSSMRDTTEVVAADGARREAGEVLDSATATVRRRHPDLPVDQRPVEGVEADAVMVEASRKASLVVVGSRGRGGFAGLLLGSVSQTLVHHAHCPVLVARPHSHRA comes from the coding sequence ATGAGCGACCCGATCATCGCGGGTGTGGACGGATCACCGGCGAGCCTGGGCGCGGCGCGGCACGCCGCCGACGCGGCCCACCGGCGCGACGCCCCGCTGGTGCTGGTCCACGGCTACCTGCACGCGTTCGGGTACGGCATTCCGATCAACCCGTACGACGGCGAGCTGCCCGGCCCCAACGAGGACGGCGAACGGATGCTGGTCGAGACCGCGGCGGCGTTGCGCGCCGACCGGCCCGGTCTGGCAGTGCAGACCCGTCAGGTGGCGGCCGGTGGCGCGCCCACCCTGATCGAGGAGTCGCGGCACGCCGAGCTCGTCGTGGTCGGCAGCCGGGGCCACGGCGGCTTCGCCGGGCTGCTGCTCGGCTCGGTGAGTTCCCAGGTCGCCGGGCACGCGCACTGCCCGGTGCTGGTGGTCCGTCCGCCCGAGGCGCCGGTGGACGCCGACGGGCCGGTGCTGGTCGGCGTGGACGGCTCGGCGCACGCCGACACGGCGCTGCACGTGGCGGCGGACGAGGCGGCGTCGCGCGGCACCACGCTCGCGCTGCTGCACGTCTGGTGGCCGAGTTCGATGCGGGACACCACCGAGGTGGTGGCCGCCGACGGCGCCCGGCGGGAGGCCGGCGAGGTGCTCGACTCGGCGACGGCCACGGTCCGGCGCCGCCACCCGGATCTGCCGGTCGACCAGCGGCCGGTGGAGGGGGTGGAGGCGGACGCGGTGATGGTGGAGGCCAGCCGCAAGGCATCGCTGGTGGTCGTCGGTTCGCGGGGCCGGGGTGGTTTCGCCGGGCTGCTACTCGGATCGGTCAGCCAGACCCTGGTGCATCACGCGCACTGCCCGGTCCTGGTGGCCCGCCCGCACTCGCACCGGGCCTGA